One window of the Bradyrhizobium sp. NP1 genome contains the following:
- a CDS encoding TRAP transporter substrate-binding protein: MTRNWTRRSLLAGAAALGPALIVRQGRAAEYDFAQYHNQAASGTLHKNLTAMWAAISAETNGRVQATVYAENNKLPGGDPDALKKLISGEIQFFTLMGGIIGTVVPVAEAQQLPFAFKSAAEAHTVIDGALGRYIGEEMAAKGMYLFPIAGFDNGMRQVAAVTRPVAQPSDFAGMKIRVPPGQMMIDTFSAFGAQPVTTSANQIYDALKSGKVEAQENPLAILEGFKLYELVKYVSLTNHMWSGFNEMAHLATWKALPDDIKATIERNVTKYVRLQRQDQAALNASLRDDFARRGLLFNEVDQTAFRARLPSVYATWKEKLGAKCWSLLEAEVGKLG, encoded by the coding sequence ATGACAAGAAACTGGACGAGACGCTCGCTCCTCGCGGGCGCGGCGGCGCTTGGACCGGCCCTGATCGTGCGACAGGGGCGGGCCGCCGAATACGATTTCGCGCAGTATCACAACCAGGCCGCCTCGGGCACGCTGCACAAGAATCTCACCGCGATGTGGGCGGCGATTTCGGCCGAGACCAACGGGCGGGTCCAGGCCACCGTCTACGCCGAAAACAACAAGCTGCCGGGCGGCGATCCCGACGCGCTGAAGAAGCTGATTTCGGGCGAAATCCAGTTCTTCACACTGATGGGCGGCATCATCGGCACGGTGGTGCCGGTGGCCGAAGCGCAGCAACTGCCGTTCGCCTTCAAGAGCGCCGCCGAAGCGCACACCGTGATCGACGGCGCGCTCGGCCGCTATATCGGCGAGGAGATGGCGGCCAAGGGCATGTACCTGTTTCCGATCGCGGGCTTCGACAACGGCATGCGCCAGGTTGCGGCCGTCACGCGGCCGGTGGCGCAGCCGTCCGATTTCGCAGGCATGAAGATCCGCGTGCCGCCGGGCCAGATGATGATCGACACCTTCAGCGCGTTCGGCGCGCAGCCGGTGACGACCAGCGCCAACCAGATCTACGACGCGCTCAAGAGCGGCAAGGTCGAAGCGCAGGAAAATCCGCTGGCGATCCTCGAAGGCTTCAAGCTCTACGAGCTCGTCAAGTATGTCAGCCTCACCAACCACATGTGGTCCGGCTTCAACGAGATGGCGCATCTGGCGACCTGGAAGGCGCTGCCCGACGACATCAAGGCCACCATCGAGCGCAACGTCACCAAATACGTCCGCCTGCAGCGCCAGGACCAGGCGGCGCTGAACGCGTCGCTGCGGGATGATTTTGCAAGACGCGGCCTGTTGTTCAACGAGGTCGACCAGACCGCCTTCCGCGCCCGCCTTCCTTCCGTCTATGCGACCTGGAAGGAGAAGCTCGGCGCCAAATGCTGGTCGCTGCTCGAGGCCGAGGTCGGCAAGCTCGGCTGA
- a CDS encoding DUF3052 domain-containing protein, which translates to MAGYSGKSLTQKLGIKPGFRIFVDHAPKAYRDVVGELPDDVKIVTRLKAPLDMVHLFARDAAGLGARLIACRDAIVPDGMVWVSWPKKASGVATDLSDVVVRDTALPLGLVDVKVCAVDDVWSGLKFVIRKEKR; encoded by the coding sequence ATGGCCGGCTATTCCGGCAAATCACTCACGCAAAAGCTCGGCATCAAGCCGGGCTTTCGCATTTTTGTAGACCATGCGCCCAAGGCCTATCGCGATGTGGTCGGCGAATTGCCTGATGACGTAAAGATCGTCACGCGTCTGAAGGCGCCGCTCGACATGGTGCATCTGTTCGCGCGTGACGCGGCCGGACTCGGCGCGCGGCTCATCGCCTGCCGCGACGCGATCGTGCCCGACGGCATGGTGTGGGTGTCGTGGCCGAAAAAGGCGAGCGGCGTTGCGACCGATCTTTCCGACGTCGTCGTGCGCGACACCGCGCTGCCGCTCGGCCTGGTCGACGTCAAGGTATGTGCGGTCGATGACGTCTGGTCCGGACTGAAATTCGTGATCCGCAAGGAGAAGCGCTAG
- the ftsH gene encoding ATP-dependent zinc metalloprotease FtsH, which yields MNANLRNFALWVIIVLLLLALFTLFQNPGQRTSSQDISFSQLLSEVDQGHVRDVVIQGPEIHGTFTNGSSFQTYAPSDPTLVKRLYDGKVQITAKPPGDNVPWFVSLLVSWLPFIALIGVWIFLSRQMQGGAGKAMGFGKSRAKMLTEAHGRVTFEDVAGVDEAKQDLQEIVEFLRDPGKFQRLGGRIPRGVLLVGPPGTGKTLIARAVAGEANVPFFTISGSDFVEMFVGVGASRVRDMFEQAKKNAPCIIFIDEIDAVGRHRGAGLGGGNDEREQTLNQLLVEMDGFEANEGVILIAATNRPDVLDPALLRPGRFDRQVVVPNPDVVGREQILKVHVRKVPLAPDINLKTIARGTPGFSGADLMNLVNEAALTAARRNKRMVTQAEFEEAKDKVMMGAERKSLVMTEEEKLLTAYHEGGHAIVGLNVVATDPIHKATIIPRGRALGMVMQLPERDKLSMSLEQMTSRLAIMMGGRVAEELVFGREKVTSGAASDIEQATRLARMMVTRWGLSEELGTVSYGENQDEVFLGMSVSRTQNASEATVQKIDSEIKRLVEEGYKEATRILTEKRADLETLAKGLLEFETLTGDEIADLLKGKKPNRESVLEPSAPRTSAVPPAGKPRPRPDPDPGLEPQPQA from the coding sequence ATGAACGCCAATCTGCGCAATTTCGCCCTCTGGGTCATTATTGTCCTGCTGTTGTTGGCATTGTTCACGCTTTTCCAGAATCCTGGCCAGCGCACCTCCTCGCAGGACATCTCGTTCTCGCAGCTTCTTTCCGAGGTCGATCAGGGCCATGTGCGCGACGTCGTGATCCAGGGTCCGGAGATTCACGGCACCTTCACCAACGGCTCCTCCTTCCAGACCTATGCGCCGAGCGACCCGACGCTGGTGAAGCGCCTGTATGACGGCAAGGTGCAGATCACGGCGAAGCCGCCGGGCGACAACGTGCCGTGGTTCGTGTCGCTGCTGGTGTCCTGGCTGCCGTTCATCGCACTGATCGGCGTGTGGATCTTCCTGTCGCGGCAGATGCAGGGCGGCGCCGGCAAGGCGATGGGCTTTGGCAAGTCGCGCGCCAAGATGCTGACCGAAGCGCATGGCCGCGTCACCTTCGAGGACGTCGCGGGCGTCGACGAGGCCAAGCAGGACCTGCAGGAGATCGTCGAATTCCTGCGCGACCCCGGCAAGTTCCAGCGCCTCGGCGGCCGCATTCCGCGCGGCGTGCTCCTGGTCGGCCCTCCCGGCACCGGCAAGACCCTGATCGCGCGCGCGGTCGCGGGCGAGGCCAACGTGCCGTTCTTCACCATTTCCGGCTCCGACTTCGTCGAGATGTTCGTCGGCGTCGGTGCGAGCCGCGTGCGCGACATGTTCGAGCAGGCGAAGAAGAACGCGCCCTGCATCATCTTCATCGACGAAATCGACGCGGTCGGCCGTCATCGCGGCGCCGGCCTCGGCGGCGGCAATGACGAGCGCGAGCAGACGCTGAACCAGTTGCTGGTCGAGATGGACGGCTTCGAGGCCAATGAGGGCGTGATCCTGATTGCCGCCACCAACCGCCCCGACGTGCTCGATCCGGCGCTGCTGCGGCCCGGCCGTTTCGACCGCCAGGTGGTGGTGCCGAATCCCGACGTCGTCGGCCGCGAGCAGATCCTCAAGGTCCACGTCCGCAAGGTGCCGCTCGCGCCCGATATCAATCTCAAGACCATCGCGCGCGGCACGCCCGGCTTCTCCGGCGCCGACCTGATGAACCTCGTCAACGAGGCTGCGCTGACCGCCGCGCGTCGCAACAAGCGCATGGTGACGCAGGCCGAGTTCGAGGAAGCCAAGGACAAGGTCATGATGGGCGCCGAGCGCAAGTCGCTGGTCATGACCGAGGAAGAGAAGCTGCTCACCGCCTATCACGAGGGCGGCCACGCCATCGTCGGCCTCAACGTCGTCGCCACCGATCCGATCCACAAGGCGACCATCATTCCGCGCGGCCGCGCGCTCGGCATGGTCATGCAGCTCCCCGAACGCGACAAGCTATCGATGTCGCTGGAGCAGATGACCTCGCGGCTCGCCATCATGATGGGCGGGCGTGTCGCCGAAGAACTGGTGTTCGGCCGCGAGAAGGTCACCTCAGGTGCTGCTTCCGACATCGAGCAGGCGACGCGTCTGGCGCGCATGATGGTGACGCGTTGGGGCCTGTCGGAGGAGCTCGGCACCGTCTCCTATGGCGAGAACCAGGACGAGGTGTTCCTCGGCATGTCGGTGTCGCGCACCCAGAACGCCTCGGAGGCGACCGTCCAGAAGATCGACTCCGAGATCAAGCGTCTGGTCGAGGAAGGCTACAAGGAGGCGACCCGCATCCTCACCGAGAAGCGCGCCGACCTCGAGACGCTCGCCAAGGGCCTGCTCGAATTCGAGACGCTGACCGGCGACGAGATCGCCGACCTGTTGAAGGGCAAGAAGCCCAACCGCGAGTCGGTCCTGGAGCCGAGCGCGCCGCGCACCTCGGCGGTGCCGCCGGCCGGCAAGCCGCGCCCGCGTCCCGATCCGGACCCGGGCCTGGAGCCGCAGCCGCAGGCGTAA
- the tilS gene encoding tRNA lysidine(34) synthetase TilS, translating to MRDDDNSPIPAQEARHLFADFRRAPALVLAVSGGPDSVALMWLAARWRKGLVRGPRLVAVTIDHGLRPEAAREAREVKRLARALDLEHRTLRWRGAKPRRGVPAAAREARYRLLAQAARRAGASHVVTAHTRDDQAETLLMRLLRGSGIAGLAAMAQQSEREGFLLARPLLDVPKSRLVATLSRAGIGFANDPTNRDTAFTRPRLRALLPALAAEGGDARSLSRLASRLARANAAIEILADGAERYLALKDCAVAGPGFDAAAFAGLPEEIRLRLLKRAIDRSGHEGPAELGKVEALLAALDQAVSAGAGLKQTLAGAVVSHARGRVRILPAPVRRPRR from the coding sequence ATGCGTGACGACGACAATTCCCCGATCCCGGCGCAGGAGGCGCGGCACCTGTTTGCGGATTTCAGGCGCGCGCCCGCGCTTGTGCTCGCGGTGTCGGGCGGCCCGGACTCGGTGGCGCTGATGTGGCTCGCGGCACGCTGGCGCAAGGGGCTGGTCCGCGGGCCGCGGCTCGTCGCGGTCACGATCGACCACGGACTGCGGCCGGAAGCCGCGCGCGAGGCGCGCGAGGTCAAGCGGCTCGCCCGCGCGCTCGATCTCGAGCACCGCACCCTGCGCTGGCGCGGGGCCAAGCCGAGGCGAGGGGTGCCGGCGGCGGCGCGCGAGGCGCGCTATCGGCTGCTGGCACAGGCCGCACGGCGCGCCGGCGCCAGCCATGTCGTGACCGCCCATACCCGCGACGACCAGGCCGAGACGCTCCTGATGCGGCTGTTGCGCGGCAGCGGCATTGCCGGGCTCGCCGCGATGGCGCAACAGAGCGAGCGCGAGGGCTTTCTGCTGGCCCGGCCCCTGCTCGACGTGCCGAAGTCGCGGCTCGTCGCGACGTTGTCGCGGGCCGGCATCGGTTTTGCCAACGATCCCACCAACCGCGACACCGCCTTCACCCGGCCGCGGCTGCGCGCGTTGCTGCCGGCGCTCGCCGCCGAGGGCGGTGATGCGCGGAGCCTGTCGCGGCTCGCGAGCCGGCTGGCGCGGGCCAATGCGGCGATCGAGATCCTCGCCGACGGGGCCGAGCGCTACCTGGCGCTGAAGGACTGCGCCGTGGCTGGTCCCGGCTTCGATGCGGCCGCCTTCGCGGGCTTGCCCGAGGAGATCCGCCTGCGGCTGCTCAAGCGCGCGATCGACCGCTCCGGCCACGAAGGGCCGGCGGAACTCGGCAAGGTCGAGGCGCTTCTGGCGGCGCTCGACCAGGCGGTGTCGGCTGGAGCGGGCCTGAAACAGACCCTGGCCGGGGCCGTGGTCAGCCATGCGCGGGGACGGGTTCGCATCTTGCCTGCGCCAGTTCGCCGCCCGCGACGCTAG
- the ybgF gene encoding tol-pal system protein YbgF, translating into MSSSFHRVSRAVAIAAALAVTSQAAFMSNAFAQADDSDAEMRVQRLEEQLRKLTGQNEELQYRNRQLEERLRQLGDGAQAAPGAPRPAGQPGVAAAPGYGQPPVQQGAGYGQPAQPGYGQPQQGYGQPQQGYGQPQQGYGQQPAYPQQQIASPAPIVQEPSASSAQGGVRRRGDAFDPSQNPSAPGAPQALGGGQLPMSAQPQVGAPGGRGAGEPLDLANTAPRYPQGGPPPAGNPNAAGGLATLPPSNSPRDEFDLGIGYVQRKDYALAEQTMRNFAQKYPSDPLVADSQYWLGESLFQRQQYRDAAEAFLAVTTKYDKSAKAPDALLRLGQSLAALKEKEAACAAFGEVMRKYPRASAGVKAAVDREQKKDKC; encoded by the coding sequence ATGTCATCCTCATTTCATAGGGTTAGCCGTGCCGTGGCGATTGCCGCGGCGCTTGCAGTCACATCGCAGGCCGCCTTCATGTCGAACGCCTTTGCGCAGGCGGACGACTCCGACGCCGAAATGCGCGTCCAGCGGCTGGAAGAGCAGCTGCGCAAGCTGACCGGCCAGAACGAGGAGCTGCAGTACCGCAACCGCCAGCTCGAGGAGCGGTTGCGCCAGCTCGGCGACGGCGCGCAGGCCGCGCCCGGTGCGCCGCGGCCGGCCGGACAGCCCGGCGTCGCGGCCGCGCCTGGCTATGGCCAGCCGCCGGTCCAGCAGGGGGCCGGTTACGGCCAGCCGGCGCAGCCGGGCTACGGCCAGCCGCAACAGGGCTACGGACAACCGCAGCAAGGTTATGGTCAGCCGCAACAAGGGTATGGCCAGCAGCCCGCCTACCCGCAGCAGCAGATCGCTTCGCCAGCGCCGATCGTCCAAGAACCGTCAGCGTCGTCGGCGCAGGGCGGCGTCAGGCGGCGCGGCGATGCGTTCGATCCCAGCCAGAACCCGAGCGCGCCCGGCGCGCCGCAGGCGCTCGGCGGCGGACAGCTCCCGATGTCGGCGCAGCCCCAGGTCGGGGCACCCGGCGGACGCGGGGCAGGGGAGCCGCTCGATCTCGCCAACACCGCGCCGCGCTATCCGCAAGGCGGGCCGCCACCTGCCGGCAACCCCAACGCAGCCGGCGGACTAGCCACCTTGCCGCCCTCCAACTCGCCGCGCGACGAGTTCGACCTCGGCATCGGCTACGTCCAGCGCAAGGATTATGCGCTCGCCGAACAGACCATGCGCAATTTCGCGCAGAAATATCCAAGCGATCCGCTGGTCGCGGATTCGCAATACTGGCTCGGCGAAAGCCTGTTCCAGCGTCAGCAATATCGCGACGCGGCAGAGGCCTTCCTGGCGGTCACGACCAAATACGACAAGTCGGCCAAGGCGCCGGATGCGCTTTTGCGGCTCGGCCAGTCGCTCGCCGCGCTCAAGGAGAAGGAAGCGGCCTGCGCCGCGTTCGGCGAGGTGATGCGGAAATATCCGCGCGCTTCCGCAGGCGTCAAAGCCGCCGTCGACCGCGAGCAGAAGAAGGACAAGTGCTGA
- the pal gene encoding peptidoglycan-associated lipoprotein Pal translates to MKYQMRILQGLKLAAVLAVALSMGACANKNLGADAMASAATPGSQQDFVVNVGDRVFFESDQTDLTPQAIATLDKQAQWLQTYPRYTFTIEGHADERGTREYNIALGARRAQSVRSFLASRGIDPNRMRTISYGKERPVAVCNDISCWSQNRRAVTVLNASS, encoded by the coding sequence ATGAAATACCAGATGCGTATCCTCCAGGGGTTGAAGCTGGCTGCGGTGCTGGCAGTGGCCCTGTCGATGGGCGCCTGCGCCAACAAGAATCTCGGTGCCGACGCCATGGCGAGCGCTGCGACCCCGGGCAGCCAGCAGGATTTCGTGGTCAATGTCGGCGACCGCGTGTTCTTCGAGAGCGACCAGACCGATCTGACCCCGCAGGCGATCGCGACCCTGGACAAGCAGGCGCAGTGGCTCCAGACCTATCCGCGCTACACCTTCACCATCGAGGGCCATGCCGACGAACGCGGCACCCGCGAATACAACATCGCGCTCGGCGCCCGCCGTGCCCAGTCGGTGCGCAGCTTCCTGGCGTCGCGCGGTATCGATCCGAACCGCATGCGCACCATCTCCTATGGCAAGGAGCGCCCGGTCGCGGTCTGCAACGACATTTCCTGCTGGTCGCAGAACCGCCGCGCCGTCACCGTGCTGAACGCCAGTTCCTGA
- a CDS encoding EAL domain-containing protein produces MQLVDQKSRSSREEFEPILYAALVDSQCQNFWPVLFGSACAAVAAILTALKTDNVLLWPCAAAIVAIGTVRAFQMRKHERRTSALTYEQAKAWEPHYHVGALAYAAALGIWCFITIVGSDDAIAHMLCVSVTVGYTGGGAARNYGNPRLIQQHIIASCGPMSLALAMHGGLYYIGLAVLLGLFFISLRDINLNVHGIFVKALTSGFREAALASQFDTALNNMPHGLCMFRADGSLAVVNHRFISMMELSEDFVRRGVSAADIVSACVVAGSISAMSGKIILAEIENSQARDIVTTDPDPSRGRSLSWTFQPMARGGAVVLLEDITERRNAEARISHLARYDELTALPNRVNFRDEIERLLRVPHDADQLSALLFVDLDQFKQVNDTLGHPCGDQLLCAVADRLREMLRPEDFVARFGGDEFVVFQQNIRSTEDAAVLARRIVDRLSERYKIDNHLVEIGASVGIAMTEPGVSADTLLKNADMALYRAKADGRGTFCFFRDEMAQIVEARRILELDIRKALGNEEFELYYQPLVNLKSGKITTCEALLRWNHPVRGTVSPVDIIPVAEDMGLIVDLGRWILRKACMECMKWPEAVSVAVNFSPQQFHQRDVLGEIRYALEVSGLPAHRLEIEITESSLLRNTQLTHDVLSQLRSLGVRISLDDFGTGYSSLSYLHNFPLQKVKIDRSFLEGIDTVRPLTLLRGVARLSAELGMSVVVEGIESNEQLELISADGAVTEAQGYLFSRPVPAARMRQLLNASHGRRVPEEPALIEISRSIA; encoded by the coding sequence ATGCAGTTGGTCGATCAAAAGAGCCGGAGCAGCCGGGAGGAATTCGAGCCCATACTCTATGCGGCGCTCGTGGATTCCCAGTGCCAGAATTTCTGGCCGGTCCTGTTCGGCTCGGCCTGCGCTGCCGTGGCGGCGATCCTGACCGCGCTGAAGACCGACAACGTGCTGCTGTGGCCCTGCGCCGCCGCGATCGTCGCGATCGGCACGGTGCGCGCCTTCCAGATGCGCAAGCACGAACGGCGCACCTCGGCGCTGACCTATGAGCAGGCCAAGGCCTGGGAGCCGCATTACCACGTCGGCGCGCTTGCCTATGCCGCCGCCCTCGGTATCTGGTGCTTCATCACCATCGTCGGCAGCGATGATGCCATCGCTCACATGCTGTGCGTTTCCGTGACCGTCGGCTACACCGGAGGCGGCGCGGCGCGCAACTACGGCAATCCCAGGCTGATCCAGCAGCACATCATCGCCTCCTGCGGACCGATGTCGCTGGCGCTGGCGATGCATGGCGGGCTCTATTACATCGGCCTCGCCGTGCTGCTCGGGCTGTTCTTCATCAGCCTCAGGGACATCAACCTCAACGTTCACGGGATCTTCGTCAAGGCGCTGACCTCGGGCTTCCGCGAGGCGGCGCTCGCCAGCCAGTTCGACACCGCGCTGAACAACATGCCGCACGGACTTTGCATGTTCCGCGCCGACGGCAGCCTTGCGGTCGTCAACCATCGCTTCATCTCGATGATGGAGCTCTCCGAGGATTTCGTTCGCCGCGGCGTGAGTGCAGCCGACATCGTCAGCGCCTGCGTGGTCGCCGGATCGATCTCGGCGATGAGCGGCAAGATCATCCTGGCCGAGATCGAGAATTCGCAGGCGCGCGACATCGTCACCACCGATCCCGATCCGTCCCGCGGCCGCTCGCTGTCGTGGACGTTCCAGCCGATGGCCCGTGGCGGCGCCGTCGTGCTGCTCGAGGACATCACCGAACGGCGCAACGCCGAGGCGCGCATCAGCCATCTCGCGCGCTATGACGAACTGACCGCGCTGCCCAACCGGGTCAACTTCCGCGACGAGATCGAGCGCCTGTTGAGGGTGCCGCATGACGCCGATCAGCTCTCGGCGCTCCTGTTCGTCGACCTCGACCAGTTCAAGCAGGTCAACGACACGCTCGGTCATCCCTGCGGCGACCAGCTGCTGTGCGCGGTGGCCGACCGTCTGCGCGAGATGCTGCGCCCGGAGGATTTCGTGGCGCGCTTCGGCGGAGACGAGTTCGTCGTGTTCCAGCAGAACATCAGGTCGACCGAGGATGCCGCCGTGCTGGCGCGCCGCATCGTCGATCGTCTGAGCGAGCGCTACAAGATCGACAATCACCTGGTCGAGATCGGCGCCAGCGTCGGCATCGCGATGACCGAACCGGGCGTCAGCGCCGACACGCTGCTCAAGAACGCCGACATGGCGCTCTATCGCGCCAAGGCCGATGGCCGCGGCACGTTCTGCTTCTTCCGGGACGAAATGGCGCAGATCGTCGAGGCGCGCCGCATCCTCGAGCTCGACATCCGAAAGGCGCTGGGCAACGAGGAATTCGAGCTGTACTACCAGCCGCTGGTCAACCTGAAGTCGGGCAAGATCACGACCTGCGAAGCCTTGCTGCGCTGGAATCACCCGGTGCGCGGCACCGTTTCCCCGGTCGACATCATCCCGGTCGCCGAGGACATGGGCCTGATCGTCGACCTCGGCCGCTGGATCCTGCGCAAGGCCTGCATGGAATGCATGAAGTGGCCGGAAGCGGTCAGCGTCGCCGTCAACTTCTCGCCGCAGCAATTCCATCAGCGCGACGTGCTCGGCGAGATCCGCTACGCGCTTGAGGTCTCGGGCCTGCCGGCGCATCGCCTCGAGATCGAGATCACCGAATCCTCGCTGTTGCGCAACACCCAGTTGACGCATGACGTGCTCTCGCAGCTGCGTTCGCTCGGCGTGCGCATCTCGCTCGACGATTTCGGCACCGGCTATTCGAGCCTCAGCTACCTGCACAATTTCCCGCTGCAGAAGGTCAAGATCGACCGCTCTTTCCTCGAAGGCATCGACACCGTCCGCCCGCTGACGCTGTTGCGCGGCGTGGCACGGCTGTCCGCCGAGCTCGGCATGTCGGTCGTGGTCGAGGGCATCGAGAGCAACGAGCAGCTCGAGCTGATCAGCGCCGACGGCGCTGTGACGGAAGCGCAGGGCTACCTGTTCAGCCGGCCGGTGCCTGCCGCGCGCATGCGCCAGCTCCTCAACGCCTCCCATGGCCGGCGCGTGCCCGAAGAGCCTGCGCTCATCGAGATTTCACGCTCCATCGCCTGA